Proteins found in one Oncorhynchus mykiss isolate Arlee chromosome 3, USDA_OmykA_1.1, whole genome shotgun sequence genomic segment:
- the LOC118944821 gene encoding zymogen granule membrane protein 16-like, with protein MFLILVVTMFLAGCLALPIKDPYSYSSEVGQGLGTPFSSYGEGRITGVRVWETNNNYYYYYYYYNYNSNNYISGLQLRYGSNWSPVFGGEGGLKQEIELFNDEAIVEVSGKYNPADYICYLVLTTNMGRTLSAGMPNQVSFNFYPDNMGNELRLLSGRINGAGITSIGAHWGLVDMEGAGNSTLETALETVTPIF; from the exons CCATCAAAGATCCATACTCGTATTCCTCTGAGGTGGGTCAGGGACTTGGCACCCCATTTTCTTCCTATGGTGAGGGGCGCATTACGGGAGTCAGAGTGTGGGAGACCAAcaacaactattactactactactactactacaactacaacagCAACAACTACATCAGTGG GTTGCAGCTCAGATACGGTAGCAACTGGTCTCCTGTGTTTGGTGGTGAAGGGGGCTTAAAGCAGGAGATTGAGCTGTTTAATGATGAGGCCATCGTTGAGGTGTCTGGGAAGTACAACCCAGCAGACTACATCTGCTACCTGGTGTTAACCACCAACATGGGGCGCACTCTGTCAGCCGGCATGCCCAACCAGGTCTCCTTCAACTTCTACCCAGACAACATGGGCAATGAGCTGAGGCTGCTCAGTGGTCGCATCAATGGTGCCGGGATCACCTCCATCGGAGCCCACTGGGGATTGGTGGAC ATGGAAGGGGCTGGAAACAGTACTCTGGAAACAGCACTGGAAACAGTAACTCCTATTTTTTAG